In the genome of Panulirus ornatus isolate Po-2019 chromosome 43, ASM3632096v1, whole genome shotgun sequence, the window aAAAAGTTTTTCTCACAAATGTGAATTAGTGAGACACCAGAGAGTTcatacaggcgagaagccataccaatgtgcagaatgtcaaaaaactttttctcagaaaagtaatttagtgacacacctgagagttcacacaggtgagaagccataccaatgttcagaatgccaAGAAACCTCTTCTCAGAAAATTGATTTAGTAACACACCTGAGatttcacacaggtgagaagccataccaatgttcagaatgtcgaAAAAGTTTTTCTCACAAATGTGAATTAGTGAGACACCAGAGAGTTcatacaggcgagaagccataccaatgtgcagaatgtcaaaaaactttttctcagaaaagtaatttagtgacacacctgagacttcacacaggcgagaagccataccaatgttcagaatgtcaaaaaagtctttctcagaaaagtgatttagtTCAACagctgagagttcacacaggtgagaagccataccaatgttcagaatgtcaaaaaactttttctcagaaaagcaatttagtgacacacctgagacttcacacaggcgagaagccataccaatgttcagaatgtcaaaaaagtttttctcggaaaagtaatttagtgacacacgtgagagttcacacaggcgagaagccataccaatgttcagaatgtcaaaaaagtttttctcagaaaagtaatttagtgacacacctgagacttcacacaggcgagaagccataccaatgttcagaatgtcaaaaaactttttctcagaaaagcaatttagtgacacacctgagacttcacacaggcTAAAAGCCATGCCAATGTTCAGAATATCAAAAACAATTCTATAACAcaggtaatttagtaaaacgtctgagaattcacacagccgagaagccaaacaagtaaaaagaatatcaaaaaaccttttctggTATAACTACTTAAGTGACACATCGGGATTttacacaagcgaggaaccataatagtgttcagaatgtcaagaaactctccctggtaaaagtgctttagtcagacacctgagagttcacaaggcaagaagccataccggtgttcagaatgtcaaaaacaattttcttgaagaggtgattaaggaagccatcggagagttcacacagggcAGAAACGATGCTTATGTTCAGAAGgtcctaaatgtttctcccgaaaaagcagtatagtaaaacgcAAGTAGTTGAACGCATCCCAGATCTCATGTGTTGAGAACCGGCCACGACCTGCGTGTAGTGGAGCgacccatgacgtcacacacaTCTTTCCCAAGATCACAGAGGACCCGCCTGGGAGGTTAGGCGGCAAACAGGTGAGACCCCACACTCATAAACAAATGATACTGTTTCATCTCTGGTAAtatactagtatttctgtaaaatgatattatatatatatatatatatatatatatatatatatatatatatatatatatatatatatatatatatatatatatatatatatatatatatatatatttatttatttattctttatttattttgctttgtcgctgtctcccgcgtttgcgaggtagcgcaaggaaacagacgaaagaaatggcccaaccccccccccccatacacatgtatatacatacgtccacacacgcaaatatacatacctacacagctttccatggtttaccccagacgcttcacatgccttgattcaatccactgacagcacgtcaaccccggtataccacatcgctccaattcactctattccttgccctcctttcaccctcctgcatgttcaggccccgatcacacaaaatctttttcactccatctttccacctccaatttggtctccctcttctccttgttccctccacctccgacacatatatcctcttggtcaatctttcctcactcattctctccatgtgcccaaaccacttcaaaacaccctcttctgctctctcaaccacgctctttttattttcacacatctctcttacccttacgttactcactcgatcaaaccacctcacaccacacattgtcctcgaacatctcatttccagcacatccatcctcctgcgcacaactctatccacagcccacgcctcgcaaccatacaacattgttggaaccactattccttcaaacatacccatttttgctttccgagataatgttctcgacttccacacattcttcaaggcccccagaattttcgccccctcccccaccctatgatccacttccgcttccatggttccatccgctgccagatccactcccagatatctaaaacacttcacttcctccagtttttctccattcaaactcacctcccaattgacttgaccctcaaccctgctgtacctaataaccttgctcttattcacatttactcttaactttcttcttccacacactttaccaaactcagtcaccagcttctgcagtttctcacatgaatcagccaccagcgctgtatcatcagcgaacaacaactgactcacttcccaagctctctcatccccaacagacttcatacttgcccctctttccaaaactcttgcatttacctccctaacaaccccatccataaacaaattaaacaaccatggagacatcacacacccctgccgcaaacctacattcactgagaaccaatcactttcctctcttcctacacgtacacatgccttacatcctcgataaaaacttttcactgcttctaacaactttcctcccacaccataaattacagaggtataagtttgttgagtattcctggtaaattatatgggagggtattgattgagagggtgaaggcatgtacagagcatcagattggggaagagcagtgtggtttcagaagtggtagaggatgtgtggatcaggtgtttgctttgaagaatgtatgtgagaaatacttagaaaagcaaatggatttgtatgtagcatttatggatctggagaaggcatatgatagagttgatagagatgctctgtggaaggtattaagaatatatatatatatatatggcccaccAGCCAGGCTCGGGGCATCACCATCATTTTGATGAATGCTGGCCtgaacccttgcttgcttaattcaaaatgaagtgcattaagaaGTTGCAGCAAATGATGGAGAAGAATTATACTTGAGCATACAGGTGCTTGACCAGGAGGCATCATGATTTGTagacactgccaatccctcctcagataagTCAGCAGAGCGTGCAATCTCAACCCTCTTGTTCAGATCAACAGCCCCATCTATTCCAAGGACAGACTTAAATGAAACATTTAAGCAATTAAAAGTTGTCACCAACAACAAAACTATTAAAGAAATGCGGAACAAAAATAAGGGGATCAAAAAACAGCTgcaagttaattcatctgaaataaaCAACACCTCTAAAAAATGAATAGGAAAtgcttcaagatatatatatacatatacctggtGCGTTGTTTACCCTCGAGACGCACCATGAGGgcttccctggtggtggtggtctgcaggATAAGCCGTTCTTCAGCAGTCTTCCCAAGCCCTTCCGCGGACCACAGACCCCATTCTCCGGCCCAGCCAGACGATCCGGTACTCCACCTCGACCCGGACCACATCCTGTAGGACTACAGAACGTCAAACGAAGACCACAGTTTCaggccaaccctcctcctccggccAAGCAGCAAGACTCACCCAGCGAGGAGAAGCAGGTGGTCGCTCATTAAGGGTGCGAAAGTAGGAGTCTAGCAGTTCATCACCCacagacgcgggaaacggcgatcaaatttaaagagggaagtcagcaccacaagtaaagcatcctcctcgaaggctcagagtggggtgcctaaatgtgtgtggatgtaaccaagatgtgaagacccttactggaaaaacaatcactcttgaagtagaaccttcagacacaattgaaaatgtgaaggaaaatagtgaaattggagaaaaatgtagcttagacattgaagcttattgatacagtggttaaattgatgagaactgctattgacgtttgtgtaaataaattatacatttccttttttccatagccagaggttgaaccattatgtgacattcatttttttcattcatttcaagctagaagtttcagttttctaaattgtttcttacatttctcatatgtatatatatgtatgtgtgtgtgtgtgtatatgtgcgtatgtatgtgtatgtgtgtgtatgtgtatatgtatatatatatgtatattatccctggggataggggtgaaagaatacttcccacgtattcctcgcgtgtcgtagaaagcgactagaggggacgggagcggggggccagaaatcctcccctccttgtattaactttctaagatgggaaacagaagaaggagtcacgcggggagtgctcatcctcctcgaaggctcagagtggggtgcctaaatgtgtgtggatgtaaccaagatgtgaaaaaaggagagataggtagtatgtttgaggaaaggaacctggatgttttggctctgagtgaaacgaagctcaagggtaaaggggaagagtggtttgggaatgtctggggagtaaagtcaggggttagtgagaggacaagagcaagggaaggagtagcaatactcctgaaacaggagttgtgggagtatgtgatagagtgtaagaaagtaaattctcgattaatatgggtaaaactgaaagttgatggagagaggtgggtgattattggtgcatatgcacctgggcatgagaagaaagatcaagagaggcaagtgttttgggagcagctgaatgagtgtgttagtggttttgatgcacgagaccgggtcatagtgatgggtgatttgaatgcaaaggtgagtaatgtggcagttgagggaataattggtatacatggggtgttcagtgttgtaaatgaaaatggtgaagagcttgtagatttatgtgctgaaaaaggactgatgatggggaatacctggtttaaaaagcgagatatacataagtatacttatgtaagtaggagagatggccagagagcgtcattggattacgtgttaattgacaggcgtgcgaaagagagacttttggatgttaatgtgcagagaggtgcaactggagggatgtctgatgattatcttgtggaggctaaggtgaagatttgtatgggttttcagaaaagaagagtgaatgttggggtgaagagggtggtgagagtaagtgagcttgagaaagagacctgtgtgaggaagtaccaggagagactgagtacagaatggaaaaaggtgagaacaatggaagtaaggggagtgggggaggaatgggatgtatttagggaatcagtgatggattgcgcaaaagatgcttgtggcatgagaagagtgggaggtgggttgattagaaagggtagtgagtggtgggatgaagaagtaagagtattagtgacagagaagagagaggcatttggacgatttttgcagggaaaaaatgcaattgagtgggagatgtataaaagaaagagacaggaggtcaagagaaaggtgcaagaggtgaaaaaaagggcaaatgagagttggggtgagagagtatcattaaattttagggagaataaaaagatgttctggaaggaggtaaataaagtgcgtaagacaagggagcaaatgggaacttcagtgaagggcgcaaatgaggaggtgaaaacaagtagtggtgatgtgagaaggagagggagtgagtattttgaaggtttgttgaatgtgtttgatgatagagtggcagatatatggtgttttggtcgaggtggtgtgcaaagtgagagggttagggaaaatgatttggtaaacagagaagaggtagtgaaagctttgcggaagatgaaagccggcaaggcagcaggtttggatggtattgcagtggaatttattaaaaaaggaggtgactgtattgttgactggttggtaaggttatttaatgtatgtatgactcatggtgaggtgcctgaggattggcggaatgcgtgcatagtgccattgtacaaaggcaaagcggataagagtgagtgctcaaattacagaggtataagtttgttgagtattcctggtaaattatatgggagggtattgattgagagggggaaggcatgtacagagcatcagattggggaagagcagtgtggtttcagaagtggtagaggatgtgtggatcaggtgtttgctttgaagaatgtatgtgagaaatacttagaaaagcaaatggatttgtatgtagcatttatggatctggagaaggcatatgatagagttgatagagatgctctgtggaaggtattaagaatatatggtgtgggaggaaagttgttagaagcagtgaaaagtttttatcgaggatgtaaggcatgtgtacgtgtaggaagagaggaaagtgattggttctcagtgaatgtaggtttgcggcaggggtgtgtgatgtctccatggttgtttaatttgtttatggatgtggttgttagggaggtaaatgcaagagttttggaaagaggggcaagtatgaagtctgttggggatgagagagcttgggaagtgagtcagttgttgttcgctgatgatagagcgctggtggctgattcatgtgagaaactgcagaagctggtgactgagtttggaaaagtgtgtggaagaagaaagttaagagtaaatgtgaataagagcaaggttattaggtacagtagggttgagggtcaagtcaattgggaggtgagtttgaatggagaaaaactggaggaagtgaagtgttttagatatctgggagtggatctggcagcggatggaaccatggaagcggaagtggatcatagggtgggggagggggcgaaaatcctgggggccttgaagaatgtgtggaagtcgagaacattatctcggaaagcaaaaatgggtatgtttgaaggaatagtggttccaacaatgttgtatggttgcgaggcgtgggctatggatagagttgtgcgcaggaggatggatgtgctggaaatgagatgtttgaggacaatgtgtggtgtgaggtggtttgatcgagtgagtaacgtaagggtaagagagatgtgtggaaataaaaagagcgtggttgagagagcagaagagggtgtttagaagtggtttgggctcatagagaggatgagtgaggaaagattgaccaagaggatatatgtgtcggaggtggagggaacaaggagaagagggagaccaaattggaggtggaaagatggagtgaaaaagattttgtgtgatcggggcctgaacatgcaggagggtgaaaggagggcaaggaatagagtgaattggagcgatgtggtataccggggttgacgtgctgtcagtggattgaatcaaggcatgtgaagcgtctggggtaaaccatggaaagctgtgtaggtatgtatatttgcgtgtgtggacgtatgtatatacatgtgtaggggggtgggttgggccatttctttcgtctgtttccttgcgctacctcgcaaacgcgggagacagcgacaaagtataataaaatataaataatatatatatatatatatatatatatatatatatatatatatatatatatatatatatatatattctttttctttcttttaaactattcgccatttgccgcgttagcgaggtagcgttaagaactgaggactgggccttttttggaatatcctcacctggccccctctgttccttcttttgggaaaaaaaaaaaaaaccgagaggggaggatttccagccccccgctccctccccttttagtcgccttctacgacatgcagggaatacgtgggaagtattcttaatcccctatccccagggataatatatatatatatatattttttttttttttcatactattcgccatttcccgcgatagcgaggtagcgttaagaacagaggactgggcctttgagggaataccctcacctggcccccgttctctgttccttcttttggaaagaaaaaaaaaaaaaaaaacgagaggggaggatttccagccccccgctcccttcccttttagtcgctttctacgacacgcagggaatacgtgggaagtattctttctcccctatccccagggataatatatatatatatatatatatatatatatatatatatatatatatatatatatatatatatatatatatatatatatatatatatatatatattccctcagtgacccagttctctgttcttaacctacctcgctaatgcgggaaatggcgaatagtttgaaaaaaaaaaaaaaaaaaaatatatatatatatatatatatatatatatatatatatatatatatatatatatatatatatatatatatatatatatatatggttgtttaatttgtttatggatgggattgttagggaggtaaatgcaagagttttggaaagaggggcaagtatgaagtctgttggggatgagagagcttgggaggtgagtcaggtgttgttcgctgatgatacaacgctggtggctgattcatatatgaaactgcagaagctggtgactgagtttggaaaagtgtgtggaagaagaaagttaagagtaaatgtgaataagagcaaggttattaggtacagtaggattgagggtcaagtcaattgggaggtgagtttgaatggagaaaaactggaggaagtgaagtgttttagatatctgggagtggatctggcagcggatggaaccatggaagcggaagtggatcatagggtgggggagggggcgaaaatcctgggggccttgaagaatgtgtggaagtcgagaacattatctcggaaagcaaaaatgggtatgtttgaaggaatagtggctccaacaatgttgtatggttgcgaggcgtgggctatggatagagttgtgcgcaggaggatggatgtgctggaaatgagatgtttgaggacaatgtgtggtgtgaggtggtttgatcgagtgagtaacgtaagggtaagagagatgtgtggaaataaaaagagcgtggttgagagagcagaagag includes:
- the LOC139762285 gene encoding uncharacterized protein, yielding MPYRCSECQKSFTLKSGLVTHPRVHTCEKPYQCSECQKSFSQKSDLVQHLRVHTGEKPYQCSECQKTFSQKSNLVTHLRVHTGEKPYQCSECRKSFSHKCELVRHQRVHTGEKPYQCAECQKTFSQKSNLVTHLRVHTGEKPYQCSECQETSSQKIDLVTHLRFHTGEKPYQCSECRKSFSHKCELVRHQRVHTGEKPYQCAECQKTFSQKSNLVTHLRLHTGEKPYQCSECQKSLSQKSDLVQQLRVHTGEKPYQCSECQKTFSQKSNLVTHLRLHTGEKPYQCSECQKSFSRKSNLVTHVRVHTGEKPYQCSECQKSFSQKSNLVTHLRLHTGEKPYQCSECQKTFSQKSNLVTHLRLHTG